In one window of Camelina sativa cultivar DH55 chromosome 15, Cs, whole genome shotgun sequence DNA:
- the LOC104745912 gene encoding uncharacterized protein LOC104745912: MEDLRLSPLKLGSFKSSLSGRSTPKGSPTFRRVHSGRTPRRDGKGSGGAGVQWFRSNRLLYWLLLITLWTYLGFYVQSRWAHDDDSKVEFLRFGGKLREDVLHVEQTKRLDSVANGSSHAVVDNTNIIHIGVNKRMHVTLAKKEDVTSRTSLSSRRRTRKGSRSSRARIRSKQKVRKVMETRDLDEQDQELPKTNVTYGKLFGPFGSLEDRILEWSPQKRSGTCDRKSDFKRLVWSRRFVLLFHELSMTGAPISMMELASELLSCGATVYAVVLSRRGGLLPELTRRRIKVVEDKGELSFKTAMKADLVIAGSAVCASWIDQYMDHHPAGGSQIAWWVMENRREYFDRAKPVLDRVKLLIFLSEVQSKQWLTWCEEDHIKLRSQPVIVPLSVNDELAFVAGISSSLNTPTLTQEMMKKKRQTLRESVRTEFGLTDTDMLVMSLSSINPGKGQLLLLESTALALERQQEQEPVTKSNQSRIKNLNGIRKEKISLSVRHRLRGSPRKMKITSPAIENPSVLTATGKRKLLLFGNVTQKQNLKLLFGSVGSKSNKVAYVKEMLSFLSSNGNLSKSVLWTPATTRVASLYSAADVYVTNSQGVGETFGRVTIEAMAYGLPVLGTDAGGTKEIVEHNVTGLLHPVGRPGNKFLAQNLLLLLRNPSTRLQLGNQGREKVEKMYMKQHMYKRFVDVLVKCMRP, translated from the exons atggAAGACCTTCGTCTGTCACCGCTGAAACTAGGTAGCTTTAAGTCTTCATTGTCAGGGAGGTCTACTCCAAAGGGTTCACCTACATTTAGGAGAGTTCATTCAGGCAGGACTCCACGTAGAGATGGCAAAGGTAGTGGTGGAGCAGGTGTTCAGTGGTTCAGAAGTAACCGTCTGCTATATTGGCTACTTTTGATTACTCTTTGGACCTATCTTGGATTTTATGTTCAGTCCAGATGGGCGCATGATGATGATAGCAAAGTTGAGTTTTTACGGTTTGGAGGCAAACTGAGAGAAGATGTTTTGCATGTGGAGCAGACTAAACGACTTGATTCAGTTGCTAATGGGAGTTCTCATGCTGTAGTAGATAATACCAATATAATTCATATAGGTGTAAATAAAAGGATGCATGTAACTTTGGCCAAGAAAGAGGATGTCACATCTCGAACAAGCTTGAGTTCCAGGAGGAGGACCAGAAAAGGTAGTCGTAGTTCACGTGCAAGGATTCGTAGTAAGCAGAAGGTGAGGAAAGTGATGGAGACTAGGGACTTGGACGAGCAAGATCAAGAACTTCCAAAGACTAATGTCACCTACGGTAAACTTTTTGGTCCGTTTGGATCGCTAGAGGATAGAATTCTTGAATGGAGTCCGCAAAAGCGATCAGGGACCTGTGACAGGAAATCAGACTTTAAACGTCTTGTTTGGTCTAGAAGATTCGTCCTACTTTTCCATGAACTATCAATGACTGGTGCTCCAATTTCAATGATGGAGTTGGCTTCCGAGCTTTTGAGCTGTGGTGCAACAGTATATGCAGTAGTTTTGAGTAGAAGGGGTGGATTATTGCCAGAGCTCACAAGGAGAAGGATCAAAGTGGTTGAAGACAAAGGAGAACTCAGTTTCAAAACTGCCATGAAAGCAGATCTTGTTATTGCAGGATCAGCAGTCTGTGCCTCATGGATAG ATCAATACATGGATCACCATCCAGCTGGTGGAAGTCAAATCGCTTGGTGGGTGATGGAGAACCGGCGAGAGTACTTTGATCGAGCAAAacctgtgctcgaccgagtgaaACTGCTAATTTTTCTATCTGAAGTACAGAGCAAACAATGGTTAACATGGTGTGAAGAGGACCATATAAAGCTTAGGTCTCAGCCGGTTATTGTTCCGCTGTCTGTTAATGATGAGTTGGCTTTTGTTGCCGGGATTTCCAGTTCACTAAATACTCCAACACTGACCcaggagatgatgaagaagaaaagacaaacaCTACGTGAATCAGTCAGAACGGAGTTCGGTTTGACAGATACGGATATGCTTGTGATGTCTCTTAGCAGCATAAACCCGGGAAAGggacaacttcttcttcttgaatctaCCGCCTTGGCACTGGAgagacaacaagaacaagaaccagTGACTAAAAGTAATCAGTCCAGAATCAAGAACCTCAATGGCATCAGGAAGGAAAAGATTAGTCTTTCTGTCAGACATCGTTTAAGAGGCTCACCACGGAAGATGAAAATCACGTCTCCTGCTATTGAAAATCCATCCGTTCTCACGGCCACTGGTAAAAGAAAGCTGTTGTTGTTTGGCAACGTAACACAGAAACAAAACCTTAAACTTCTTTTTGGATCAGTTGGGTCTAAGAGCAACAAAGTTGCATACGTTAAGGAAATGTTGAGCTTCTTGTCAAGCAATGGAAACTTATCGAAGTCTGTTCTGTGGACTCCAGCAACCACTCGTGTTGCCTCATTATACTCTGCTGCAGATGTCTACGTAACAAATTCCCAG GGAGTTGGTGAAACATTCGGGAGAGTGACTATCGAAGCAATGGCTTATGGTCTTCCG GTGCTTGGAACAGACGCTGGAGGAACAAAAGAGATAGTTGAGCACAATGTTACAGGGCTACTTCACCCTGTGGGGAGGCCAGGTAATAAATTTTTAGCTCAGaaccttttgcttcttcttagAAACCCATCTACAAGGCTACAACTAGGTAACCAAGGACGTGAAAAAGTTGAGAAGATGTACATGAAGCAGCATATGTACAAGAGATTTGTGGACGTACTAGTCAAATGTATGAGACCTTAA